A portion of the Musa acuminata AAA Group cultivar baxijiao chromosome BXJ1-1, Cavendish_Baxijiao_AAA, whole genome shotgun sequence genome contains these proteins:
- the LOC135596932 gene encoding aspartyl protease family protein 1-like: MARLWLLLLAALLTAAGSDAAGIGFEFHHRFSDRVRQWAEDRAIPGAWWPQKGSAEYYAALAHHDRALRGRSLADASASELTFADGNVTYLSGSLGFLHYAFVELGTPNVTFLVALDTGSDLFWVPCDCQQCASTHLVQGLELNVYSPSNSSTSQKVPCSNSLCDNQNACTGTNGSCPYNVQYLSANTSSSGFLVEDVLYLTTEDATPRIVEAPIVFGCGDRQSGAFLDGAAPNGLFGLGMEKVAVPSILSSKGFTSNSFSMCFGEDGVGRINFGDKGSSDQQETSFFIGSRHPSYKINMTGIVVGNSSTDMVFDALVDSGTSFTSLADPMYTYIAENFNAQIKEKRYKSESNSTFEYCYELSPGQTRVLLPVINLKTLGGSVFPVNDPIIFLTGPENQTLYCLALLKFSGVNIIGQNFLSGLRVVFDRERLVLGWKNFDCYTVDNSTALSTPTSSPSNAVAPVPSSYTQEMTKTDPNAAQVPARSPPSSYSPHSKAMSNLSPVVLLMLSLALLW, from the exons ATGGCCCGTCTCTGGCTGCTGCTCCTCGCTGCCCTGCTGACAGCGGCGGGGTCGGACGCCGCCGGGATCGGCTTCGAGTTCCACCACCGGTTCTCCGACCGCGTGCGGCAGTGGGCAGAGGACCGCGCCATCCCCGGCGCCTGGTGGCCCCAGAAGGGCAGCGCGGAGTACTACGCCGCCCTCGCCCACCACGACCGCGCCCTCCGCGGCCGCTCCCTCGCCGACGCCAGCGCTTCCGAGCTCACCTTCGCCGACGGAAACGTCACCTACTTGTCCGGTTCCTTGGGATT CTTGCATTACGCGTTCGTCGAGCTGGGGACTCCGAACGTGACGTTCTTGGTGGCGTTGGACACCGGCAGCGATCTCTTCTGGGTGCCCTGTGATTGCCAGCAGTGCGCCTCCACCCATCTTGTC CAAGGCTTGGAGTTGAACGTATACAGCCCCAGCAATTCATCAACGAGCCAAAAGGTCCCCTGCAGCAACAGCTTATGCGATAACCAAAACGCGTGCACCGGAACAAACGGCAGCTGCCCTTACAATGTTCAGTACTTATCCGCTAATACTTCATCTTCTGGATTTCTAGTAGAGGATGTTCTGTACCTGACGACGGAGGACGCGACTCCTCGGATTGTTGAAGCACCAATCGTGTTTGG ATGTGGAGATAGACAGAGTGGTGCATTTCTAGATGGTGCAGCTCCCAATGGTCTGTTTGGGCTTGGAATGGAGAAGGTGGCAGTCCCCAGCATTCTATCAAGCAAAGGATTCACTTCTAATTCCTTCTCCATGTGCTTTGGAGAGGATGGTGTTGGGAGAATCAATTTTGGAGACAAAGGCAGCTCGGATCAGCAAGAAACTTCATTCTTCATCGGCAGCAGACA CCCATCTTACAAAATCAACATGACTGGAATTGTGGTCGGAAACAGTTCTACTGACATGGTGTTTGATGCACTTGTTGATTCGGGCACTTCCTTCACATCCTTGGCTGATCCAATGTATACGTACATCGCCGAGAAC TTTAATGCACAAATAAAGGAGAAACGATACAAATCCGAATCGAACTCCACATTTGAGTATTGTTATGAACTCAG CCCCGGGCAAACTCGGGTTTTGTTGCCTGTGATAAATCTAAAAACACTTGGTGGAAGTGTCTTCCCTGTGAACGACCCAATTATCTTTCTCACAGGACCG GAAAATCAAACTTTATATTGCCTCGCTCTTCTGAAGTTTTCTGGAGTCAATATAATCGGGC AGAACTTCTTATCGGGGCTTCGCGTGGTCTTCGACCGAGAAAGGCTCGTTCTGGGGTGGAAGAACTTCGATT GCTACACTGTGGACAACTCCACCGCTCTGTCCACGCCCACCTCGTCCCCATCAAATGCAGTTGCTCCCGTGCCGAGCAGCTACACTCAGGAGATGACAAAGACAGACCCAAATGCGGCTCAGGTGCCGGCGAGGAGTCCTCCGTCGAGCTATTCACCGCATTCCAAGGCCATGTCAAATCTCTCCCCGGTGGTGTTGCTGATGCTCTCTCTGGCTCTCCTCTGGTGA